One Spinacia oleracea cultivar Varoflay chromosome 4, BTI_SOV_V1, whole genome shotgun sequence DNA segment encodes these proteins:
- the LOC110803076 gene encoding protein RADIALIS-like 3 has product MASGSISSSRNINSSWTAKQNKQFERALALYDTDTKDRWQNVARLVEGKSADEVKRHYEILLEDLNRIEAGRVPIPNYRQSSGNSMNFNQEQRHPRYLRLH; this is encoded by the coding sequence ATGGCATCAGGCTCTATAAGCTCAAGCAGGAATATAAACTCATCATGGACCGCAAAACAGAACAAGCAATTCGAGAGGGCTCTAGCTTTGTATGACACGGATACCAAGGATCGTTGGCAGAATGTTGCCAGGCTTGTCGAAGGAAAATCAGCTGATGAAGTTAAGAGGCACTATGAGATCCTACTTGAGGATCTCAATCGGATTGAGGCAGGTCGTGTCCCCATTCCTAATTACAGACAATCTTCCGGAAACTCAATGAATTTCAACCAAGAGCAAAG